The following proteins are encoded in a genomic region of Variovorax paradoxus:
- a CDS encoding PqiB family protein: protein MSDEDLKPNDNQAPPGLPPPRVVRRREWLPSLIWLIPIVAALVGVMLVVKILMERGPEIVLTFNTAEGLEANKTAVKYKDVQIGTVQSLRLARDRSHVRVTVQLSNEAKSFTAEDSRFWVVRPRLDTSGISGLGTLLSGAYIGADAGVSTETASEFKGLEVPPIVTRDASGQQFLLRATDVGSLDVGSPVYFRRIKVGQVAAYELDGDGRGVTMRIFVNAPYDKFVGVNTRFWQASGIDAQLSASGFTLRTQSLATILLGGIAFKAPDDAMGPLAKENTAFTLAEDETTAMKEPDGPPQTLLMYFNQSLRGLTPGAPVDFRGVVIGEVKSIGVEFDRAEREFRMPVLVQVYPDRLRRRAGETGVESRATQQERLRFLTEKGLRAQLRSGNLLTGQVYVALDFFPKAPPVKIDVAKNPIELPTVANSLDEIQSQVQEIASKLNKVPYEQIAADLRTTLTALNKTLASTEQAVTRINTDVTPELAAAMKDVRKTVNNAERTLADDSPLQQDMRQTLRELTRAAGSVRVLTDYLERHPESLLRGKPDDKK from the coding sequence ATGAGTGATGAAGACCTCAAACCGAACGACAACCAGGCCCCGCCGGGCTTGCCTCCGCCGCGCGTGGTGCGCCGGCGCGAATGGCTGCCTTCGCTGATCTGGCTGATTCCCATCGTCGCCGCGCTGGTCGGCGTGATGCTGGTGGTCAAGATCCTGATGGAGCGCGGGCCCGAGATCGTGCTGACCTTCAATACCGCCGAGGGCCTGGAGGCCAACAAGACGGCCGTCAAGTACAAGGACGTGCAGATCGGTACCGTGCAGAGCCTGCGGCTGGCGCGCGACCGGTCGCACGTGCGGGTGACGGTGCAGCTCAGCAACGAGGCCAAGAGCTTCACCGCCGAAGACTCGCGCTTCTGGGTGGTGCGGCCGCGGCTCGACACCTCGGGCATCTCAGGCCTGGGCACCTTGCTGTCGGGTGCCTACATCGGCGCCGATGCGGGCGTGTCGACGGAAACCGCGAGCGAGTTCAAGGGGCTGGAGGTGCCGCCCATCGTCACGCGCGATGCCTCGGGCCAGCAGTTTTTGCTGCGCGCCACCGACGTCGGCTCGCTCGACGTGGGCTCGCCGGTGTACTTCCGGCGCATCAAGGTGGGACAGGTGGCGGCCTACGAACTGGACGGCGACGGCCGCGGCGTGACGATGCGCATTTTCGTCAACGCGCCGTACGACAAGTTCGTGGGCGTCAACACGCGGTTCTGGCAGGCCAGCGGCATCGACGCCCAACTGAGCGCCAGCGGGTTCACGCTGCGCACGCAGTCGCTCGCCACCATCCTGCTCGGCGGCATCGCCTTCAAGGCACCGGACGATGCCATGGGGCCTCTGGCCAAGGAGAACACGGCGTTCACGCTGGCCGAAGACGAAACCACGGCCATGAAGGAACCCGACGGCCCGCCGCAAACGCTGCTGATGTATTTCAACCAGTCGCTGCGCGGCCTCACGCCGGGCGCGCCGGTCGACTTCCGCGGCGTGGTGATCGGCGAGGTCAAGTCCATCGGCGTGGAGTTCGACCGCGCCGAGCGCGAGTTCCGCATGCCCGTGCTGGTGCAGGTCTACCCCGACCGGCTGCGCCGCCGCGCCGGCGAAACCGGCGTCGAATCGCGCGCCACGCAGCAGGAGCGCTTGCGCTTCCTGACCGAGAAAGGCTTGCGCGCCCAGCTGCGCAGCGGCAACCTGCTGACGGGGCAGGTGTACGTGGCGCTCGACTTCTTCCCGAAGGCGCCGCCCGTCAAGATCGACGTGGCGAAAAACCCGATCGAGCTGCCTACCGTGGCCAACAGCCTCGACGAGATCCAGTCGCAGGTGCAGGAAATTGCAAGCAAGCTCAACAAGGTGCCCTACGAGCAGATTGCGGCAGACCTGCGCACCACGCTCACCGCGCTCAACAAGACGCTCGCCAGCACCGAGCAGGCGGTGACCCGCATCAACACCGACGTGACGCCCGAGCTCGCGGCCGCCATGAAGGACGTGCGCAAGACGGTCAACAACGCCGAGCGCACGCTGGCCGACGATTCGCCGCTGCAGCAGGACATGCGCCAGACGCTGCGCGAACTGACCCGCGCCGCGGGCTCGGTGCGCGTGCTGACCGACTACCTCGAGCGGCACCCCGAGTCGCTGCTGCGCGGCAAACCGGACGACAAGAAATGA
- a CDS encoding sensor histidine kinase: protein MRTLWRATLVQRVFLAVLLAFVFVLLALQAYMYVSFRQSLAVDQGLSKLGRSLAQAIGQLDDEARARAVVASAETIYKTMRISGNAAGTLRFQLWSREGKLIHSSPELRGDVLAGPVRQVTTQRVDGEPYWVYQDETPRWSLRMAEPERTFAKVLSNNTRNMLPYLLLAFPIVLLPVWFAVKHGLRPLRRLADGIGHRKASDLSPLGVDPPYAELRPLTSALERMLQQLRDKVERERAFVHDAAHELRTPMAVIAAQAHALAGADSSESRGRAQAHLEQAIARASHLTQQLLDLALLDDGLPAAAKRVDVAQLAREILAQAAPGAMARGIELTFEAPDGLTAPIDVPAFQSILENLLNNAIRYVQQGAQVAVMLREENKTLVLTVADDGPGILQAERERVFERFYRGAGHEASGSGLGLAIVRQAAARMEGRVEVTEGLAKKGVGFRVVLPVGPRG from the coding sequence ATGAGGACACTGTGGCGGGCGACGCTCGTGCAGCGCGTTTTTCTCGCGGTGCTGCTGGCCTTCGTCTTCGTGCTGCTGGCGTTGCAGGCCTACATGTACGTCAGTTTCCGGCAGTCGCTGGCCGTCGACCAGGGGCTGAGCAAGCTTGGCAGGTCGTTGGCGCAAGCAATCGGGCAGCTCGACGACGAAGCGCGCGCGCGTGCCGTCGTCGCCTCGGCCGAAACGATCTACAAGACCATGCGGATCAGCGGCAACGCGGCGGGAACCCTCCGGTTCCAGCTGTGGAGCCGCGAGGGCAAGCTGATTCATTCGTCGCCGGAACTGCGAGGTGATGTTCTTGCGGGACCGGTGCGCCAGGTGACGACGCAGCGTGTCGACGGCGAGCCTTATTGGGTTTACCAGGACGAAACCCCGCGCTGGTCGCTGCGCATGGCGGAGCCGGAGCGCACGTTCGCCAAGGTGCTCTCCAACAACACGCGCAACATGTTGCCGTACCTGCTGCTTGCGTTCCCCATCGTTCTGCTGCCGGTGTGGTTCGCGGTGAAGCACGGCTTGCGGCCGTTGCGCCGCCTGGCCGACGGCATCGGCCACCGGAAGGCGTCCGACCTTTCGCCGCTTGGCGTCGATCCGCCCTATGCGGAACTCAGGCCGCTGACCTCCGCGCTCGAGCGCATGCTGCAGCAGCTGCGCGACAAGGTGGAGCGCGAGCGCGCCTTCGTGCATGACGCCGCCCACGAACTGCGAACGCCGATGGCGGTGATTGCGGCACAGGCGCATGCGCTGGCCGGCGCGGACAGCAGCGAGAGCCGGGGCCGCGCCCAGGCCCACCTGGAGCAGGCGATTGCGCGGGCCTCGCACCTGACGCAGCAGTTGCTCGATCTCGCGTTGCTCGACGATGGCCTGCCCGCGGCGGCGAAGCGCGTGGACGTTGCGCAACTAGCCCGCGAGATCCTCGCGCAGGCGGCGCCCGGGGCCATGGCACGCGGCATCGAGCTGACGTTCGAGGCGCCGGACGGCCTGACCGCGCCCATCGACGTGCCGGCGTTCCAGTCGATTCTGGAGAACCTGCTCAACAATGCGATTCGCTATGTGCAGCAGGGCGCGCAAGTGGCCGTGATGCTGCGCGAAGAAAACAAAACCCTGGTGCTCACCGTGGCCGACGATGGCCCCGGGATTCTGCAGGCCGAGCGTGAACGGGTGTTCGAGCGTTTCTATCGCGGAGCCGGTCACGAGGCGAGCGGCTCGGGCCTGGGCCTCGCCATCGTCCGCCAGGCGGCCGCCCGCATGGAAGGCAGGGTGGAAGTGACCGAAGGCCTGGCGAAGAAGGGCGTGGGCTTCCGCGTCGTACTGCCGGTGGGCCCGAGGGGTTGA
- a CDS encoding MFS transporter: MAQIGKAPCDNTLILHGAKTQEGACPEASKPWVLAAAIVGSSMAFIDGTVVNVALPAIQSDLRATAFQAQWVVESYALLLAALLLVGGALGDHFGRRRIFAIGVGIFAVASVACGLAGNVQQLIAARAVQGVGAALLVPGSLALISASFPEKERGKAIGIWSGFSGITAAAGPVLGGFLVDHFSWAWAFLINVPMALLVLWIVWRHVPESRGSSASGGLDFFGALLATAGLGGIVYAFIEAPTQHWNSPAVLAAMAIGIAASAGFIAVERKARTPMLPLALLRIGNFSGANLLTLLLYAALGGGLYFFPLNLIQVQGYSATVAGAALLPFIFIMFALSGWAGQLVDRFGPRLPLVIGPAMAAVGFALFAVPGVEASYWRGFFPAVVVLGFGMTVTVAPLTTTVMNAVGPEQAGVASGVNNAVSRAAAVLAIAVFGVVMAWAFDGALAESLRGMGASAEVSAFLEGERSKLAGAALPPGVDAATASAVKRAVAESFVAGFRWVMLLSAGLAVLSALSAWLMIGGGPAKERKSDG, from the coding sequence ATGGCACAGATCGGCAAGGCACCCTGCGACAACACGCTGATCCTGCATGGCGCCAAGACGCAAGAGGGCGCCTGTCCCGAAGCCTCCAAACCGTGGGTGCTGGCCGCCGCCATCGTCGGCTCGAGCATGGCCTTCATCGACGGCACGGTCGTCAACGTCGCGCTGCCGGCCATTCAGTCCGATCTGCGGGCCACCGCGTTCCAGGCGCAGTGGGTGGTCGAGTCCTATGCCTTGCTGCTGGCGGCGCTGCTGCTGGTGGGCGGCGCGCTCGGCGACCATTTCGGGCGGCGCCGCATCTTTGCGATCGGCGTCGGCATCTTCGCCGTCGCTTCGGTGGCCTGCGGGCTTGCCGGCAACGTGCAGCAGCTGATTGCCGCACGCGCGGTGCAGGGCGTCGGCGCCGCGTTGCTGGTGCCCGGCAGCCTGGCGCTCATCAGCGCGTCGTTTCCCGAGAAAGAGCGCGGCAAGGCCATCGGCATCTGGTCGGGCTTCAGCGGCATCACGGCGGCCGCGGGGCCGGTGCTCGGCGGTTTTCTGGTCGATCATTTCTCATGGGCCTGGGCCTTTCTCATCAACGTGCCGATGGCGCTGCTGGTGTTGTGGATCGTGTGGCGGCACGTGCCTGAAAGCCGCGGCTCGTCGGCCAGCGGCGGGCTCGACTTCTTCGGCGCGCTGCTGGCAACCGCCGGCCTTGGCGGCATCGTCTACGCCTTCATCGAGGCACCGACGCAGCACTGGAATTCGCCCGCGGTTCTGGCCGCCATGGCCATCGGCATCGCGGCCAGCGCAGGCTTCATTGCCGTGGAGCGCAAGGCGCGCACGCCGATGCTGCCGCTGGCGCTGCTGCGCATCGGCAACTTCAGCGGCGCCAACCTGCTGACCTTGCTGCTGTATGCGGCGCTCGGCGGCGGGCTGTATTTCTTCCCGCTCAACCTGATCCAGGTGCAGGGCTACTCGGCCACCGTGGCGGGCGCGGCGCTGCTGCCGTTCATCTTCATCATGTTCGCGCTCTCGGGCTGGGCCGGCCAACTGGTCGACCGCTTCGGCCCGCGGCTGCCGCTGGTGATCGGTCCCGCGATGGCCGCCGTGGGCTTTGCCTTGTTCGCGGTGCCCGGCGTGGAAGCGAGCTACTGGCGCGGCTTCTTTCCCGCCGTGGTGGTGCTGGGCTTCGGCATGACCGTGACCGTGGCGCCGCTCACCACCACCGTGATGAACGCGGTCGGGCCGGAGCAGGCCGGCGTGGCGTCGGGCGTCAACAATGCGGTGTCGCGCGCGGCCGCCGTGCTGGCGATTGCGGTGTTCGGCGTGGTCATGGCGTGGGCCTTCGATGGCGCGTTGGCCGAGAGCCTGCGCGGCATGGGAGCTTCGGCGGAAGTGTCGGCGTTTCTCGAAGGCGAGCGCAGCAAGCTGGCCGGCGCCGCGCTGCCGCCGGGCGTCGATGCCGCAACGGCTTCGGCCGTCAAGCGCGCCGTGGCCGAATCTTTCGTGGCCGGCTTTCGATGGGTGATGCTGCTGAGCGCCGGGTTGGCCGTGCTCAGCGCGTTGAGCGCCTGGCTCATGATTGGCGGCGGGCCCGCGAAGGAGCGCAAGAGCGACGGCTGA
- a CDS encoding PqiC family protein yields MKKKQQQAFPLAAAAVAAGLMVLAGCASKPDNYYTLASPVAAADAAPSTLGTAAPLHIELAPVAVPERLARPQMVVGRQTGSVQVDVLEQHRWAASFENELQDALASGIAARLGALDVTKGGRQTSQPVWRIAVQVRQFDAVDGGRVDAGFNWTLRRSDEARTVVCQLNVGEAVGGGIDAVAQGAQRVTAAAAAAIARSVSAARANPAATACTL; encoded by the coding sequence ATGAAGAAGAAACAACAACAAGCGTTCCCGCTCGCTGCCGCCGCAGTGGCCGCCGGGCTGATGGTGCTTGCAGGCTGCGCGAGCAAGCCCGACAACTACTACACGCTGGCAAGCCCGGTGGCAGCCGCGGACGCCGCGCCATCGACCCTCGGCACCGCCGCGCCGCTCCACATCGAGCTCGCGCCGGTGGCCGTGCCCGAACGGCTCGCGCGGCCGCAGATGGTGGTGGGCCGGCAAACCGGCAGCGTGCAGGTCGACGTGCTCGAACAGCACCGCTGGGCCGCGTCGTTCGAAAACGAATTGCAGGATGCGCTGGCCAGCGGCATCGCGGCGCGGCTCGGCGCGCTCGACGTCACCAAGGGCGGTCGGCAAACATCGCAGCCCGTGTGGCGCATCGCAGTGCAGGTGCGCCAGTTCGACGCTGTCGATGGCGGCCGCGTGGACGCGGGCTTCAACTGGACGCTGCGTCGCTCCGATGAAGCCCGCACGGTGGTGTGCCAACTGAATGTTGGCGAAGCGGTTGGGGGCGGTATCGACGCGGTGGCGCAAGGCGCGCAGCGCGTGACCGCGGCCGCGGCCGCGGCGATTGCGCGCAGCGTGAGCGCGGCGCGGGCGAACCCCGCGGCGACCGCGTGCACGCTCTGA
- a CDS encoding VOC family protein: MQKIVPCLWFDGNGEDALKFYTAIFPNSCMTDKQLWGDENPSLKGSLLTATFELQGQEFMVLNGGPQYKFTPAISMLVKCDTQAEVDHYWDRLLEGGGQPVQCGWLTDRYGVSWQVAPMAILRMFQDKDPAKAARAMQAMMKMIKLDLAEVKKAFDGE; this comes from the coding sequence ATGCAGAAGATCGTTCCCTGCCTCTGGTTCGACGGCAACGGCGAAGACGCGCTGAAGTTCTACACCGCCATCTTCCCGAACTCGTGCATGACCGACAAGCAGCTCTGGGGCGACGAAAACCCCAGCCTGAAGGGTTCGCTGCTCACCGCGACTTTCGAGCTCCAGGGGCAGGAGTTCATGGTGCTCAACGGCGGGCCGCAGTACAAGTTCACCCCGGCCATCTCGATGCTCGTGAAGTGCGATACGCAGGCCGAGGTCGACCACTACTGGGACAGGCTGCTCGAAGGCGGCGGCCAGCCGGTGCAGTGCGGTTGGCTCACCGACCGCTACGGCGTGTCGTGGCAGGTCGCGCCCATGGCCATCCTGCGCATGTTCCAGGACAAGGACCCGGCCAAGGCCGCCCGCGCGATGCAGGCGATGATGAAGATGATCAAGCTCGACCTCGCCGAGGTGAAGAAGGCCTTCGACGGCGAGTGA
- a CDS encoding response regulator, with product MHILLIEDDLDLGRALQAALKVDGLSSEWRRRAADAPRTLEGTAFDCVLLDLSLPDGNGLELLARWRREGSSLPVIVITARSAVEDRLAGLDGGADDFVIKPFATAELISRIRAVLRRSARQAGEVWTLGPLAIEPRRHAASLNGKPLELSPREFRLLLELAREPGAVVAKGVLAQKLEPLGEPVDFAAVEVHVSNLRRKIGGTMVHTVRGVGYMLAA from the coding sequence GTGCACATCCTGCTGATCGAAGACGACCTCGACCTTGGCCGCGCCTTGCAGGCCGCGCTGAAGGTCGACGGCTTGAGCAGTGAATGGCGCCGGCGGGCCGCCGATGCGCCGCGCACACTGGAAGGCACGGCCTTCGATTGCGTGCTGCTCGACCTGTCGCTGCCCGATGGCAACGGCCTCGAACTGCTCGCGCGCTGGCGGCGCGAAGGAAGCAGCCTGCCCGTGATCGTGATCACCGCCCGTTCCGCGGTGGAAGACCGGCTGGCCGGGCTCGACGGCGGCGCGGACGACTTCGTCATCAAGCCCTTTGCCACCGCCGAGCTGATCTCGCGCATTCGCGCCGTGCTGCGCCGCTCGGCGCGGCAGGCTGGCGAGGTCTGGACGTTGGGGCCCTTGGCAATCGAGCCGCGCCGGCATGCGGCGTCGCTGAATGGCAAGCCGCTGGAACTGTCGCCGCGCGAGTTCCGGCTTTTGCTCGAGCTGGCGCGTGAACCGGGGGCCGTGGTCGCCAAGGGCGTGCTCGCGCAAAAGCTGGAGCCGCTGGGCGAGCCGGTGGATTTCGCCGCGGTGGAGGTGCATGTGTCCAACCTGCGGCGCAAGATCGGCGGCACCATGGTGCACACCGTGCGCGGGGTGGGCTACATGCTCGCAGCGTGA
- a CDS encoding MATE family efflux transporter, with protein MRATPENASTGRSGLEGAPVAPVGAPRALWKTFLFFLAPMLLSNILQSLSGTINNIYIGQMIGVGALAAVSSFFPVMFFFIAFVIGLGAGASVLIGQAWGARDAAKVKAVAGTTLSVGMLLGLAVAVFGGAFTTPLLASLGTPPDVLADSTRYARIMLIAMPGLFVFLLSTAMLRGVGDTVTPLLTLIISTVTGLIVTPALIRGWGGLPQLGVASGAWATVVAFVVATLWLAWRLHRRGSPLAPDREFIRHMRIDPQLLKAVLKVGVPTGVQMIVVALAEIALLSLVNGYGSSATAAYGAVNQVVAYVQFPAISIAITASILGAQAIGAGRADRLGAIAKTALLMNLVLTGGLVLLGYLFSRHLMGFFITSAPVIEIAQTLLHVMLWSMVIFGMASAISGIMRASGSVLVPTAITILCLIGVEVPVAWFMSHRIGLNGIWYAYPVTFGAMLLLQTAYYRLVWRKKAIRRLV; from the coding sequence ATGAGAGCGACCCCCGAGAACGCAAGCACCGGCCGAAGCGGCCTTGAAGGCGCGCCGGTCGCGCCCGTGGGTGCGCCGCGCGCGCTGTGGAAGACCTTTCTGTTCTTTCTTGCGCCGATGCTGCTCAGCAACATCCTGCAGTCGCTGTCCGGCACCATCAACAACATCTACATCGGGCAGATGATCGGCGTCGGCGCCCTGGCTGCCGTCTCGAGCTTCTTTCCGGTGATGTTCTTCTTCATCGCCTTCGTCATCGGCCTGGGTGCCGGGGCCTCGGTGCTCATCGGCCAGGCCTGGGGTGCGCGCGACGCCGCGAAGGTCAAGGCCGTGGCGGGCACCACGCTGTCGGTCGGCATGCTGCTCGGGCTCGCGGTGGCCGTGTTCGGCGGCGCCTTCACCACGCCCCTGCTCGCATCGCTCGGCACACCGCCCGACGTACTGGCCGACTCCACGCGCTACGCCCGCATCATGCTGATCGCGATGCCGGGGCTGTTCGTGTTCCTGCTGTCCACCGCCATGCTGCGCGGCGTCGGCGACACGGTCACGCCGCTGCTCACGCTGATCATCTCCACGGTGACCGGCCTCATCGTCACGCCCGCGCTCATCCGCGGCTGGGGCGGCCTGCCGCAGCTCGGCGTTGCGAGCGGCGCCTGGGCCACGGTGGTGGCGTTCGTTGTCGCGACGCTGTGGCTGGCTTGGCGCCTTCATCGCCGCGGCAGCCCGCTGGCGCCCGACAGGGAATTCATTCGCCACATGCGCATCGACCCCCAGCTGCTGAAAGCCGTGCTCAAGGTCGGCGTGCCCACCGGCGTGCAGATGATCGTCGTGGCGCTGGCCGAAATCGCCCTGCTCTCGCTGGTGAACGGCTATGGCTCCAGCGCCACCGCGGCCTACGGCGCGGTGAACCAGGTGGTGGCCTACGTGCAGTTTCCGGCCATCTCGATCGCGATCACGGCGTCGATCCTCGGCGCGCAGGCCATCGGCGCGGGCCGTGCCGACCGGCTGGGCGCCATTGCCAAGACCGCGCTGCTGATGAACCTCGTGCTCACGGGCGGGCTGGTGCTGCTGGGCTATTTGTTCTCGCGCCATCTCATGGGCTTTTTCATCACCAGCGCGCCGGTCATCGAAATTGCACAGACGCTGCTGCACGTCATGCTGTGGAGCATGGTCATTTTCGGCATGGCCTCGGCCATCTCGGGGATCATGCGGGCCAGCGGCTCGGTGCTGGTGCCCACGGCCATCACCATCCTCTGCCTGATCGGCGTCGAGGTGCCGGTGGCCTGGTTCATGAGCCACCGCATCGGGCTCAACGGCATCTGGTATGCCTACCCCGTGACCTTCGGCGCCATGCTGCTGCTGCAGACCGCCTACTACCGGCTGGTGTGGCGCAAGAAGGCCATCCGCCGGCTGGTGTAG
- a CDS encoding paraquat-inducible protein A, translating to MNGPFRHLEDDEDETPAATAASLGLLACPHCDAVWRDAAEGEPCGRCGTHLYTRKPYSLNRTWAFLIAACIMYIPANLLPVMITRTLFGAQYDTILSGVIYFWVSGAYGLAAIIFIASFLVPLFKLTVLILLALLAQRGSGWRRPERARLYHIVEIIGRWSMLDVFVVSLLTGLVQIQGFAVINAGVGIAAFGSVVVLTMLASLSFDPRLTWDSRQQQEAERERNEPARDNREEKPA from the coding sequence GTGAACGGCCCCTTCCGCCACCTCGAAGACGACGAAGACGAGACCCCGGCCGCGACAGCCGCCTCGCTCGGGCTGCTGGCCTGCCCGCATTGCGATGCCGTCTGGCGCGATGCCGCCGAGGGCGAACCCTGCGGCCGCTGCGGCACGCACCTGTACACGCGCAAGCCCTACAGCCTGAACCGCACCTGGGCCTTCCTGATTGCGGCCTGCATCATGTACATACCGGCCAACCTGCTGCCGGTGATGATCACGCGCACGCTGTTCGGGGCGCAATACGACACCATCCTGAGTGGCGTGATCTATTTCTGGGTGTCGGGCGCCTATGGGCTCGCGGCCATCATCTTCATTGCCAGCTTTCTGGTGCCGCTCTTCAAGCTCACGGTGCTGATCCTGCTCGCCCTGCTGGCGCAGCGCGGCAGCGGCTGGCGACGGCCCGAGCGGGCGAGGCTCTATCACATCGTCGAGATCATCGGCCGCTGGTCGATGCTCGACGTGTTCGTGGTGTCGCTCCTCACCGGGCTGGTTCAGATCCAGGGCTTTGCGGTCATCAACGCGGGCGTGGGCATTGCGGCGTTCGGCTCGGTGGTGGTGCTGACCATGCTGGCCTCGCTGAGCTTCGACCCCAGGCTCACATGGGACAGCAGGCAGCAGCAGGAAGCCGAACGGGAACGCAACGAACCGGCACGTGACAACAGGGAAGAAAAGCCAGCATGA
- a CDS encoding S9 family peptidase produces the protein MKTIGTPGRWPATMAALCGTLALLAGCATGPTHPALVAARQDNTLPPLVPMRRFVANIDAVNGHVLSPDGQQLVWVQAVGTDVGLGVRKTADAAEVNSASTRTFATGTLARPFVSGPTYLWLPDSRHLAYLKDFTGDENTQIFVLDTEAPGAKPWAVTPWPGVRSAMLGWGAPGSATFFFANNQRDRSSMDLFEGDARTRTVREIARSEPDSRVLAWFIDTRRELAGRMRQLGSVDGSDSQLELRQPDGSWRAFKTVKAFNSFWPQRIDREAGRLWALTNAERDKVVLVEADLATGAEKLVAEDAAVDLDYGVFPPQQGAPLAYVSEPGRPRIAYLDTALGGEVAGAVKVARERGWLNAEPVITRPASMTTDQRRMVLRSTTENESVELLLDRNSGQVARLTPPREPTADLFSPMEPYSFKASDGLVVHGYLVRPRGVQGPAPLVVNIHGGPWVRDSWQSASFTPTQMLANRGYAVLQVNYRGSGGYGRAFMMAGARETSGRLQRDIAEAVQWAIDQGVADPKRMAVLGGSFGGFSVLAQLIQKPHDYRCGVDLVGVANWPRVIENWPPFWRNRHYFAAFFGDVNKPEERARMLQDSPISQIDRITAPLLVIHGANDVRVLREDSDEVVATLQKLGRPVEYMSFPDEGHSVRKWRNRLAQWRKIEDTLAVCLGGRSNGFDFYELMPRS, from the coding sequence ATGAAAACCATCGGAACTCCAGGACGCTGGCCCGCCACTATGGCTGCGCTGTGCGGCACCCTGGCGCTGCTTGCCGGCTGCGCCACCGGCCCGACGCACCCCGCGCTCGTTGCCGCGCGGCAGGACAACACGCTCCCGCCTCTCGTGCCGATGCGGCGCTTCGTGGCGAACATCGACGCGGTCAATGGCCACGTGCTCTCGCCGGATGGCCAGCAGCTCGTCTGGGTGCAGGCGGTCGGCACCGATGTCGGCCTTGGCGTGCGCAAGACAGCCGATGCCGCCGAGGTCAACAGCGCCAGCACCCGCACCTTCGCGACCGGCACGCTCGCGCGGCCCTTCGTGTCCGGGCCCACCTACCTGTGGCTGCCCGACAGCCGCCACCTCGCTTACCTGAAGGATTTCACGGGCGACGAGAACACGCAGATCTTCGTGCTCGACACCGAAGCGCCGGGCGCCAAGCCCTGGGCCGTCACGCCATGGCCCGGCGTGCGCTCGGCCATGCTGGGATGGGGCGCGCCCGGCAGCGCCACCTTCTTCTTCGCGAACAACCAGCGGGACCGCTCCAGCATGGACCTGTTCGAAGGCGATGCCCGCACGCGTACCGTGCGCGAAATTGCGCGCAGCGAGCCCGACAGCCGCGTGCTCGCCTGGTTCATCGATACCCGGCGTGAACTCGCGGGCCGCATGCGCCAGCTCGGCAGCGTCGACGGCTCCGACTCGCAGCTGGAGCTGCGCCAACCCGACGGCAGCTGGCGCGCCTTCAAGACGGTGAAGGCCTTCAACTCCTTCTGGCCCCAGCGCATCGACCGCGAGGCGGGGCGGCTCTGGGCATTGACCAATGCGGAGCGCGACAAGGTCGTGCTGGTCGAGGCCGATCTGGCCACCGGCGCGGAGAAGCTGGTGGCGGAAGATGCGGCCGTCGACCTCGACTACGGCGTGTTCCCGCCGCAGCAGGGGGCGCCGCTGGCCTACGTCTCCGAACCTGGCCGCCCTCGCATCGCCTACCTCGACACCGCGCTGGGCGGCGAAGTGGCCGGCGCCGTGAAAGTGGCCAGGGAACGCGGCTGGCTGAATGCCGAGCCCGTCATCACGCGGCCCGCGAGCATGACCACCGACCAGCGCCGCATGGTGCTGCGCTCGACCACCGAAAACGAAAGCGTGGAGCTGCTGCTCGACCGCAACAGCGGCCAGGTTGCGCGGCTCACCCCGCCGCGTGAGCCGACCGCCGACCTCTTTTCGCCGATGGAACCCTATTCCTTCAAGGCGTCCGATGGCTTGGTGGTCCATGGTTACCTCGTGCGGCCGCGCGGGGTGCAAGGGCCGGCGCCGCTGGTGGTCAACATTCATGGCGGCCCCTGGGTTCGAGACTCATGGCAGTCCGCCAGCTTCACGCCAACGCAGATGCTGGCGAACCGGGGCTACGCGGTGCTCCAGGTGAACTACCGAGGCTCCGGCGGCTACGGACGTGCCTTCATGATGGCCGGCGCACGAGAGACCAGCGGACGGCTGCAGCGCGACATCGCAGAGGCCGTGCAATGGGCCATCGACCAGGGCGTGGCCGACCCGAAACGCATGGCCGTGCTCGGCGGCAGCTTCGGCGGTTTCTCGGTGCTCGCCCAGCTCATTCAGAAGCCGCACGACTACCGCTGCGGCGTCGACCTGGTGGGCGTTGCCAACTGGCCCCGCGTGATCGAGAACTGGCCGCCCTTCTGGCGCAACCGCCATTACTTCGCAGCATTCTTCGGCGACGTGAACAAGCCGGAAGAACGCGCGCGCATGCTGCAGGATTCGCCCATCTCGCAGATCGACCGCATCACCGCGCCGCTGCTCGTGATTCATGGCGCCAACGACGTGCGCGTGCTGCGGGAGGACTCGGACGAGGTCGTGGCCACGCTCCAGAAGCTCGGCCGGCCCGTCGAGTACATGAGCTTTCCCGACGAAGGCCACAGCGTGCGCAAGTGGCGCAACCGGCTCGCGCAATGGCGAAAGATCGAAGACACCCTGGCGGTGTGTCTCGGCGGGCGCAGCAACGGGTTCGACTTCTACGAGCTGATGCCCCGGTCATAG